In a single window of the Micrococcaceae bacterium Sec5.7 genome:
- a CDS encoding metal-dependent transcriptional regulator: MKTSAPSSSIEDYVKVIYSFTEWQDKPITSSQLAQRLGVANSSVSEMVRKLKDQGLVDHQPYSAITLTSDGVRLALSMVRRHRLIETYLVQQLGYSWDEVHDEAELLEHAVSDTFIERMAAKLGDPARDPHGDPIPAADGTILMPDAHRMSELDEGHTGRITRISDENPELLRYLAAEEIDLDAGVEVLGRRPFGGALVVRIRSAERTRDFDLADEVTSALWVHSDSAHPGCLLGNR, from the coding sequence GTGAAGACCAGCGCGCCCTCCTCCTCGATCGAGGACTACGTCAAGGTCATCTATTCCTTTACGGAGTGGCAGGACAAACCCATCACGTCGTCGCAGCTGGCCCAGCGGCTCGGCGTTGCCAACTCGTCAGTGTCCGAAATGGTCCGCAAACTCAAGGACCAGGGACTCGTTGACCACCAGCCGTACAGCGCCATCACCCTGACAAGCGATGGCGTCCGGTTGGCATTGTCCATGGTGAGGCGGCACCGGCTGATCGAAACGTACCTTGTCCAGCAGCTTGGCTATAGCTGGGACGAGGTTCATGACGAAGCTGAACTGTTGGAGCACGCGGTGTCGGACACTTTCATCGAGCGGATGGCGGCCAAGCTCGGCGATCCGGCCCGCGATCCGCACGGAGACCCCATTCCGGCTGCAGACGGCACCATCCTGATGCCCGATGCCCACCGTATGAGTGAGCTGGATGAGGGACACACCGGCAGGATCACCCGGATCAGTGACGAAAATCCGGAGCTGCTCCGCTACCTGGCAGCGGAGGAAATCGATCTTGACGCCGGCGTTGAAGTCCTTGGCCGCAGGCCTTTCGGCGGGGCTTTGGTAGTCCGTATCCGCTCGGCCGAACGAACCAGGGACTTCGACCTCGCAGACGAAGTAACCTCCGCATTGTGGGTCCACAGTGACTCCGCCCATCCCGGCTGCCTGCTTGGGAACCGCTGA
- a CDS encoding CrcB family protein: MTAALVGLFGVAGALLRFAVDSWFAHRADKHRHWPWATLLVNATGSLIIGLSIGVSGTLGLGPEWHSAVATGLAGGLTTFSSWTTATIRLVSESRYPAAALNIGANLLAGLAAAAVGLALFG; encoded by the coding sequence ATGACCGCTGCCCTGGTGGGCCTGTTCGGGGTGGCCGGGGCCCTGTTGAGATTTGCAGTGGATTCCTGGTTTGCCCACCGCGCTGACAAGCACCGCCACTGGCCGTGGGCCACACTGCTGGTCAACGCCACGGGATCCCTGATCATCGGGCTTTCCATCGGTGTCAGTGGGACGCTGGGATTAGGTCCCGAATGGCATTCCGCAGTAGCCACCGGACTGGCCGGAGGCCTCACCACCTTCAGCTCCTGGACCACAGCCACCATCCGACTGGTCAGTGAATCGCGGTACCCCGCGGCGGCGCTCAACATCGGAGCCAATCTTCTCGCGGGCTTGGCCGCAGCCGCGGTGGGCTTGGCGCTCTTTGGCTGA
- a CDS encoding sigma-70 family RNA polymerase sigma factor, with the protein MSTMDPAVAAMYEAAGNDAKTSTEPNEPVSTGSVSTGQASTEPVSSGQESPEQAVDVASESTEERRIRFERDAMQYVDQLYSAAMRMARNPADAEDLVQEAYTKAFSAFHQYKPGTNLKAWLYRILTNTYINLYRKRQREPLQSNSDTIEDWQLARAGSHTSAGLRSAEAEALDHLPDSDVKRALQAIPEEFRLAVYFADVEGFAYKEISDIMNTPIGTVMSRLHRGRKMLRDMLADYAAERGFKAAVDPNHAAGSTKQENRK; encoded by the coding sequence ATGAGCACCATGGATCCGGCCGTTGCGGCCATGTATGAGGCCGCCGGCAACGACGCCAAGACCAGCACTGAACCCAATGAACCGGTTTCCACTGGGTCGGTTTCCACTGGGCAGGCGTCCACTGAGCCGGTTTCCAGCGGGCAGGAGTCCCCGGAGCAGGCAGTGGACGTTGCATCGGAGAGCACAGAAGAGCGCCGGATCCGGTTTGAGCGTGACGCAATGCAGTACGTGGATCAGCTCTATTCGGCTGCCATGCGCATGGCCCGGAACCCGGCTGACGCGGAGGACCTTGTTCAGGAGGCCTACACCAAGGCGTTCTCCGCGTTCCACCAGTACAAGCCAGGTACCAACCTCAAGGCTTGGCTGTACCGGATTCTGACCAACACCTATATCAACCTGTACCGGAAGCGGCAGCGCGAACCGCTGCAGTCGAATTCGGACACGATCGAAGACTGGCAGCTGGCAAGGGCCGGCTCCCACACCTCGGCCGGGCTGCGGTCTGCCGAGGCTGAGGCATTGGACCACTTGCCCGATTCAGACGTGAAGCGTGCGCTGCAGGCCATTCCCGAAGAGTTCCGGCTGGCGGTGTACTTTGCCGATGTTGAAGGCTTCGCGTACAAAGAGATTTCGGACATCATGAACACCCCTATCGGAACGGTGATGTCCCGGCTCCACCGCGGCCGCAAGATGCTGCGGGACATGCTGGCGGACTATGCAGCCGAACGGGGATTCAAAGCCGCGGTTGATCCCAACCACGCGGCCGGAAGCACAAAACAGGAGAACAGGAAATGA
- a CDS encoding DoxX family protein — protein sequence MSFVRFLARPMLASSFVLAGLDKLKNADDTAQQLSPMLRRASESLPFPANEKLLARVIGGTQVGAGVLLGLGKFARLSASVLAVISALNAFVEWRSADISTKEGREARRNQLLKNVSLTGGVLLASVDTAGKPSLAWRAEHFTADAKKNAVQLAADARKTTGKQLHKADKAVRRAADHAVGA from the coding sequence ATGTCCTTTGTCCGTTTTCTCGCCCGGCCCATGCTGGCCTCCAGTTTCGTTCTAGCGGGTCTGGACAAGTTAAAGAACGCGGATGACACGGCACAACAACTGTCCCCCATGCTGCGACGGGCATCGGAATCACTTCCCTTCCCGGCCAACGAAAAATTGCTGGCGCGGGTTATCGGTGGAACACAGGTGGGGGCGGGGGTCCTGCTGGGCCTGGGTAAGTTCGCCCGGCTGTCGGCCAGCGTCCTGGCTGTCATTTCAGCACTGAACGCATTCGTGGAGTGGCGCAGCGCGGACATCAGCACCAAGGAAGGCCGCGAGGCCCGCCGCAACCAGCTGCTGAAGAACGTTTCCCTGACCGGCGGCGTGCTGTTGGCATCGGTGGACACCGCAGGCAAGCCCAGTCTGGCATGGCGGGCGGAGCATTTCACAGCGGACGCCAAAAAGAACGCAGTCCAGCTGGCTGCGGACGCCAGGAAGACCACCGGCAAGCAGCTGCACAAAGCGGACAAAGCAGTCCGCAGGGCTGCTGACCACGCGGTTGGAGCCTAA
- a CDS encoding aminotransferase class V-fold PLP-dependent enzyme yields MTTAVFSPNSGAELFDDRMAIAGRPLSAVTGAEIQAPLIQGGHARYANLDYGASAPALSVVSAYLNEILPFYASVHRGAGFASQISTSVYENARSIVRDFVGGRPDDSVIFTRNTTDSLNLLAGCLPVQDGRHTGDVLYLDIEHHANLLPWQGVPHRSVVAADTLAGTVESLRAELQQGGVSLLAVTGASNVTGEILPIRTLAALAHEYGARIVVDAAQLAPHRRISISADGVDYLAFSGHKLYAPFGAGVLVGRPDWLDAGTPHLAGGGAVREARLDGVSWTTGPARHEGGSPNVLGAATLARATQVIASLDQGRWHAHEAAIRSFLVEGLQKIDGVRVHQIFKDTDPETDTIGVVNFSVAGYDAGLVAAYLSAEHGVGLRDGRFCAHPLLKRLGLPSGSLRASFGVGSRLEDAQRLLAGIEDLRRTGLGWDYVVDSGRWVPANDTRSYPDWAPNTPGTAGAAPCAED; encoded by the coding sequence ATGACTACAGCCGTTTTCTCCCCCAACTCCGGTGCAGAACTCTTTGATGACCGCATGGCTATCGCCGGACGACCGCTCTCGGCTGTCACCGGCGCCGAGATCCAGGCCCCGTTGATACAGGGCGGACATGCCCGTTACGCAAACCTTGACTATGGCGCCTCCGCCCCGGCACTCTCCGTGGTGTCCGCCTATCTCAACGAGATTCTGCCGTTTTACGCCAGCGTTCACCGTGGCGCCGGTTTTGCATCCCAGATCAGCACGTCGGTTTACGAGAACGCCCGCAGCATCGTCCGTGACTTTGTGGGCGGCCGGCCTGATGACTCGGTGATCTTCACCAGGAACACCACTGATTCCCTGAACCTGCTGGCCGGATGCCTCCCTGTGCAGGACGGCCGGCACACCGGCGATGTGCTCTACCTGGACATCGAGCACCACGCAAACCTCCTGCCGTGGCAGGGTGTTCCGCACCGGAGCGTGGTGGCGGCGGACACTCTTGCCGGCACCGTCGAAAGCCTCCGGGCCGAGCTGCAGCAAGGTGGTGTCAGCCTGCTGGCTGTCACCGGTGCTTCCAACGTCACCGGTGAAATCCTCCCCATCCGGACGCTGGCCGCGCTGGCCCACGAATACGGCGCCAGGATTGTGGTGGACGCGGCCCAGCTGGCCCCCCACCGCCGCATCAGCATCAGTGCGGACGGTGTGGACTACCTCGCTTTCTCGGGTCACAAGCTGTACGCGCCTTTCGGTGCCGGCGTGCTGGTGGGGCGTCCGGACTGGCTCGACGCCGGGACGCCGCACCTTGCCGGCGGCGGTGCCGTGCGCGAAGCCAGGCTGGACGGGGTCAGCTGGACCACCGGACCGGCACGGCACGAAGGCGGTTCTCCGAATGTGCTGGGCGCCGCCACGCTGGCCCGCGCCACGCAGGTTATTGCATCGCTGGACCAGGGCAGGTGGCACGCCCATGAGGCCGCCATCAGGTCCTTCCTGGTGGAAGGACTGCAGAAGATCGACGGCGTCCGTGTGCACCAGATCTTCAAGGACACGGATCCGGAGACGGACACCATCGGCGTGGTCAACTTCTCAGTCGCGGGATACGACGCCGGCCTGGTTGCGGCGTATCTGTCGGCAGAACACGGAGTGGGCCTCCGTGATGGCCGGTTCTGCGCACACCCGCTGCTGAAGCGCCTTGGGCTTCCGTCCGGTTCGCTGCGGGCGAGCTTCGGAGTGGGCTCACGCCTGGAAGATGCCCAGAGGCTGCTCGCCGGGATCGAGGATCTGCGCCGAACAGGCCTGGGCTGGGACTATGTGGTGGACTCGGGCCGCTGGGTACCGGCCAACGATACCCGCAGCTACCCGGACTGGGCGCCCAACACGCCCGGCACCGCGGGCGCAGCGCCCTGCGCCGAGGACTGA
- a CDS encoding DUF4097 family beta strand repeat-containing protein yields the protein MEDNTWTVTGPQTIDVDGVTSLKLGIVRGRFDIVTHQDNVARVEVSELHGDPVIVTLISGRLEVRHQLHGPQGWFKNLMGTVSNNSENSVVISIALPAGVEVEAGTVSGDGLVSGTSPRTRLNTVTGSVMADGTSGDLQVKTVSGEVIVRNHDGVLTAKSVSGEVTASGLFSNIRANTVSGDMTFDLLGFTQDFGANSVSGDLTIRLPHDVGVDIVANSASGSVVIDDQKYTQPGGKIQTIAGPDAKLMLVRTNSVSGKTSIFHGQLPADAKAGL from the coding sequence AAGATAACACCTGGACCGTCACCGGCCCGCAGACCATCGACGTCGACGGCGTTACTTCGCTGAAGCTCGGAATCGTCCGGGGCCGGTTTGATATCGTCACGCACCAGGACAACGTCGCCCGTGTTGAGGTGTCCGAACTCCACGGCGATCCCGTCATCGTAACGCTCATCAGCGGACGCCTCGAGGTCCGGCACCAGTTGCACGGACCCCAGGGCTGGTTCAAGAACCTTATGGGCACGGTCAGTAACAACAGCGAGAACTCAGTAGTCATCAGCATCGCCCTGCCGGCCGGCGTCGAGGTGGAGGCCGGAACCGTCAGCGGCGACGGCCTGGTCTCCGGCACCAGCCCCCGTACAAGGCTCAATACCGTCACCGGATCCGTTATGGCTGATGGTACGTCCGGAGATCTGCAGGTCAAGACTGTCAGCGGCGAAGTCATCGTCCGGAATCACGACGGCGTCCTCACCGCCAAGAGTGTCTCCGGCGAGGTCACTGCCTCGGGACTCTTCAGCAATATCCGGGCCAATACCGTCAGCGGCGACATGACTTTTGATCTGCTTGGCTTCACGCAGGATTTCGGCGCAAATTCAGTTTCCGGAGACCTCACCATCCGGCTACCGCATGACGTCGGCGTGGATATCGTGGCGAACTCGGCCAGCGGTAGCGTGGTTATCGACGATCAGAAGTACACGCAGCCGGGCGGAAAAATACAGACCATTGCCGGGCCTGATGCGAAGCTGATGCTGGTCCGGACCAACTCGGTTTCCGGCAAGACCTCGATCTTCCACGGCCAGCTGCCCGCGGATGCCAAAGCAGGTCTCTGA
- the aroA gene encoding 3-phosphoshikimate 1-carboxyvinyltransferase: MTGSTSATAAPGLPAEAIPHWAAPFATRPIDATVTVPGSKSLTNRYLVLAALADGPSRLRAPLHSRDSALMVDALRQLGATIREVPGDGTFGPDLEVTPFGQDSPSANASIDCGLAGTVMRFVPPVAALRNGTTVFDGDPHARKRPMGTIIEALAALGVTVAAADGSAPSSLPFTLEGTGEVRGGHLVIDASASSQFVSALLLVGARFTEGLHLEHVGKPVPSLDHINMTVAVLRGVGVAVDDSAPDHWIVAPGVIRAFDRRIEQDLSNAGPFLAAALACGGTIRIPDWPVQTTQVGDLWRGILSEMGATVTLEDGTLTVTGGVEIKGGHFDETSELAPTVAALCALATGPSRLTGIAHLRGHETDRLAALVTEINRLGGDAEETSDGLVIRPAKLHAGVVHSYSDHRMATAGAILGLAVQGIEVQDIATTAKTMPDFPQLWAGMLAQGSGQDQSEAEGVDRGPHY; the protein is encoded by the coding sequence ATGACCGGATCCACGTCCGCCACAGCCGCTCCCGGCCTTCCTGCTGAAGCGATCCCGCACTGGGCCGCTCCGTTCGCAACCAGGCCCATTGACGCCACGGTCACTGTTCCCGGCTCAAAGTCCCTGACCAACAGGTATCTGGTGCTTGCTGCCCTTGCGGACGGGCCGTCCCGGCTGCGCGCCCCCCTCCACTCGAGGGACTCGGCGCTGATGGTCGACGCACTGCGCCAGCTGGGAGCCACCATCCGGGAGGTCCCGGGTGACGGCACCTTCGGGCCCGATCTCGAAGTCACCCCTTTCGGCCAGGACTCACCGTCCGCAAACGCTTCAATCGACTGTGGCCTTGCCGGCACGGTCATGAGGTTCGTTCCTCCCGTGGCGGCGCTCCGCAACGGCACTACCGTTTTCGACGGCGACCCCCATGCGCGAAAACGGCCGATGGGCACCATTATTGAGGCGCTGGCCGCCCTCGGGGTAACCGTCGCCGCCGCGGATGGAAGCGCTCCGTCGTCGCTGCCCTTCACCCTGGAGGGTACCGGCGAAGTCCGGGGTGGCCACCTGGTCATTGACGCGAGCGCTTCCTCGCAGTTTGTCTCGGCGCTGCTCCTGGTGGGCGCGCGCTTCACCGAGGGGCTTCATCTGGAGCACGTCGGCAAGCCTGTACCCAGCCTCGATCACATCAACATGACAGTGGCCGTCCTGCGAGGTGTGGGAGTGGCGGTGGACGACTCAGCCCCGGATCATTGGATCGTTGCACCCGGAGTCATCCGCGCCTTCGACCGGCGGATCGAGCAGGATCTTTCAAACGCGGGCCCCTTCCTGGCTGCTGCCCTCGCTTGCGGCGGGACAATCCGGATTCCGGACTGGCCAGTGCAGACAACACAGGTGGGTGACCTCTGGCGAGGCATTCTCAGCGAGATGGGTGCCACAGTCACTCTTGAGGACGGGACGCTGACGGTCACCGGCGGCGTCGAAATCAAGGGCGGCCACTTCGATGAAACCAGCGAACTGGCCCCCACCGTTGCTGCCCTCTGCGCGCTCGCCACCGGCCCGTCACGGCTCACCGGAATCGCGCATCTCCGAGGCCACGAAACCGACCGCCTGGCCGCCCTCGTAACCGAGATCAACCGCCTTGGCGGCGACGCCGAGGAAACAAGCGACGGTCTGGTAATCCGCCCCGCAAAACTGCATGCCGGCGTCGTGCACAGCTATTCAGACCACAGGATGGCCACTGCAGGTGCCATCCTGGGCCTGGCAGTGCAGGGCATCGAGGTCCAGGACATCGCCACCACCGCAAAGACCATGCCTGATTTCCCTCAGCTGTGGGCCGGAATGCTGGCACAGGGTTCCGGTCAGGACCAGTCAGAGGCAGAGGGTGTTGACCGTGGCCCGCACTACTGA
- a CDS encoding class I SAM-dependent methyltransferase, whose amino-acid sequence MARGGPKLHHGRRRELGQSFQDGGEHYHRVRPGYPAESAGWLIPAGATDAADIGAGTGKFTALLVDRGMTVSAVDPSADMLDQLRSASPQVSALVGTAEATGLPASAFDVVSVAQAWHWCDPLRASTEIARILRPHGTLGLIWNQLDTSVSWVHRLSRIMHAGDVHKPDFRPVLGPEFTGLESHLTRWVDPVTTADILELAKSRSYYLAANDATRANVMGNLDWYLHEDLGHAGDVVLGLPYVTQTWRAVTA is encoded by the coding sequence TTGGCACGGGGTGGTCCAAAACTTCATCACGGGCGCAGGCGCGAACTCGGACAGAGCTTCCAGGACGGCGGCGAGCACTATCATCGCGTCCGTCCCGGATACCCGGCTGAATCAGCCGGCTGGCTGATTCCAGCCGGTGCGACGGACGCTGCAGACATCGGTGCGGGCACGGGAAAATTCACTGCCCTGCTGGTGGACCGCGGAATGACGGTCTCGGCGGTGGATCCCTCCGCCGATATGCTGGACCAGCTCCGGTCCGCCTCCCCCCAGGTCTCCGCTCTGGTGGGAACAGCGGAGGCGACCGGTCTTCCGGCCTCGGCCTTCGACGTCGTCAGCGTTGCCCAGGCCTGGCACTGGTGCGATCCCCTTCGGGCCAGCACCGAAATTGCCAGGATCCTGAGACCACATGGAACTCTGGGGCTGATCTGGAATCAGCTGGACACCTCGGTCTCCTGGGTGCACAGGCTGTCCCGCATCATGCATGCCGGTGATGTCCACAAACCGGATTTCCGGCCGGTGCTGGGGCCTGAGTTTACTGGACTCGAAAGCCACCTCACCCGTTGGGTGGATCCAGTCACCACGGCAGACATCCTTGAGCTGGCGAAATCCCGCAGCTACTACCTGGCGGCAAACGACGCCACGCGCGCCAATGTTATGGGTAATCTCGACTGGTACCTCCACGAAGACCTGGGACATGCAGGTGATGTTGTGCTGGGTCTTCCTTATGTGACACAGACATGGCGGGCCGTGACCGCATGA
- a CDS encoding ribosome small subunit-dependent GTPase A yields the protein MARTTDSWDESDVRIRPSKKGSRPRTKDRPSHDDAVTGRIITVDRGRYTAVVGEDSGEERIIIAARARELRRSPVVAGDFVSLVGDVTGDPDTLARLVKIQERRTLLRRSADDTDPIERAVVANADQLVVVVAAANPEPRTGFIDRALVAAYDAGIEPLLLVTKADVKDPAELLANYEHLDFPVIISRTADSAASGIDARSDDGLSARLDSDAVSQLRAYLDGKVTVMLGHSGVGKSTMVNALTGAERATGGVNAVTGRGRHTSSSALALKLTDAPTGSWIIDTPGIRSFGLAHVDPDRILRSFPDLEPGTEACERGCKHNSSAVNCGVDAWVAGGHAGPTGEARLASLRRLLGTDPRMEAQETKELGTVS from the coding sequence GTGGCCCGCACTACTGATTCCTGGGACGAATCCGATGTCCGGATCCGTCCCAGCAAAAAGGGGTCACGGCCCCGGACCAAGGACCGTCCCAGCCACGACGACGCCGTTACCGGCCGGATCATCACCGTTGACCGCGGGCGCTACACAGCTGTGGTCGGTGAGGACTCCGGAGAAGAACGCATCATCATTGCTGCCCGGGCACGGGAACTGCGGCGTTCTCCGGTAGTTGCCGGTGACTTCGTCTCCCTTGTGGGCGACGTTACGGGGGACCCGGACACGCTGGCCCGCCTGGTGAAGATCCAGGAACGACGCACGCTTCTTCGGCGCAGCGCCGATGACACCGACCCCATTGAGCGCGCCGTGGTCGCCAACGCGGATCAGCTGGTAGTGGTGGTCGCTGCCGCCAACCCCGAACCGCGGACTGGCTTCATCGACCGCGCCCTCGTGGCCGCCTACGATGCCGGCATCGAGCCGCTGCTGCTCGTCACCAAGGCAGATGTCAAGGATCCCGCTGAATTGCTCGCCAACTACGAGCATCTGGATTTTCCGGTCATCATCAGCCGGACGGCCGATTCCGCGGCCTCAGGCATCGATGCCCGCTCCGACGACGGCCTTTCGGCGAGGTTGGACAGCGATGCCGTGTCGCAGCTCCGCGCCTACCTCGACGGCAAGGTCACGGTAATGCTCGGACATTCCGGCGTCGGTAAGTCCACCATGGTCAATGCGCTGACGGGAGCCGAGCGGGCCACGGGCGGCGTCAACGCCGTCACGGGACGCGGCCGCCACACGTCGTCGTCCGCTCTTGCCCTGAAGCTGACCGATGCCCCCACGGGAAGCTGGATCATTGACACCCCGGGCATCCGGTCCTTCGGACTGGCGCATGTGGATCCGGACCGGATCCTCCGTTCATTCCCCGATCTGGAGCCCGGCACAGAGGCATGCGAGCGCGGCTGCAAGCACAACTCCAGCGCCGTCAACTGCGGCGTAGATGCCTGGGTTGCCGGTGGACACGCGGGGCCCACGGGCGAAGCGCGGTTGGCATCCCTGCGTCGCCTCCTCGGTACTGATCCCCGCATGGAAGCGCAGGAAACCAAGGAGCTCGGCACCGTTTCCTAG
- the rsrA gene encoding mycothiol system anti-sigma-R factor: MSDCQGLGDCDDARMQRIYEYLDGALTREDIAEIKHHLDDCPECLEQYDLECVIRTMVKRSCTEAAPENLKNAILDRIHSIRPVDA, from the coding sequence ATGAGCGACTGCCAGGGATTGGGCGACTGCGATGACGCCCGGATGCAACGTATCTACGAATACCTTGACGGGGCGCTGACCCGCGAAGATATCGCTGAAATCAAGCACCATCTGGATGATTGCCCGGAGTGCCTGGAGCAGTACGACCTCGAATGCGTCATCCGCACCATGGTCAAGCGATCGTGCACCGAGGCCGCCCCGGAGAACCTGAAGAATGCGATCCTGGACAGGATCCACTCGATCCGGCCGGTGGATGCCTGA
- a CDS encoding PadR family transcriptional regulator — protein sequence MPPVFAHGALRLYLLALLETGPKHGYELIKALSERFGGTYSPSAGTIYPRLGKLEEEGLVATESEGRRTNYRITLAGLAELNSRRDELAGVENDISASVRRLADNLREDIRSNMRGLRADLAATAEAARSTARSAEFLARATGYSPAGHRMLKEAEMLLQAFRDDLRVELRVQANTRPISPGTLETVKTVLDQARISIRNSLKG from the coding sequence ATGCCCCCGGTTTTCGCCCACGGGGCCCTGCGCCTCTATCTTCTTGCCCTGCTGGAGACCGGGCCCAAACACGGCTACGAACTCATCAAGGCGCTGAGTGAACGGTTCGGCGGCACCTACTCCCCCAGCGCCGGAACCATCTATCCGCGCCTTGGCAAACTGGAGGAAGAAGGTCTGGTTGCCACGGAGTCGGAGGGGCGGCGTACCAACTACCGCATTACACTGGCCGGGCTGGCCGAGCTGAACAGCCGCAGGGACGAGCTCGCCGGGGTTGAAAACGACATTTCCGCGTCCGTCCGCCGGCTGGCCGACAACCTCCGCGAGGATATCCGCAGCAACATGCGCGGCCTTCGGGCGGATCTTGCCGCCACGGCGGAGGCTGCGCGGTCCACGGCACGCTCCGCCGAGTTCCTGGCGCGTGCTACCGGATACTCCCCCGCGGGGCACCGGATGCTCAAGGAAGCCGAGATGCTGCTTCAGGCCTTCCGGGATGATCTGCGGGTGGAACTGCGGGTCCAGGCCAACACCCGGCCGATCAGCCCCGGGACCCTCGAAACAGTCAAAACGGTGCTGGATCAGGCCCGCATCTCCATCAGGAACTCGTTGAAAGGCTGA
- a CDS encoding CrcB family protein, which translates to MKVQAGPGWRAWTAVAAGGLLGTELRYVLGLMFPEASGSVPWTTLCINISGSFVLAALTTVWMARPHTRFWLRAGIGPGLLGSFTTFSALASSVDQLARGGFHTAWLVYLGLSLVLGLGAATAGWKTGRALSDRSGVAL; encoded by the coding sequence GTGAAAGTCCAGGCCGGGCCCGGCTGGCGCGCATGGACCGCCGTGGCGGCGGGCGGGCTTCTGGGCACGGAACTCCGTTATGTCCTTGGGCTGATGTTTCCCGAGGCTTCCGGATCCGTTCCCTGGACCACCCTCTGCATCAACATTTCCGGAAGCTTTGTGCTCGCTGCCCTGACCACCGTCTGGATGGCGCGGCCGCACACCAGGTTCTGGCTCAGGGCAGGAATCGGGCCAGGACTGCTGGGATCCTTCACAACATTCTCCGCATTGGCCTCCTCGGTGGACCAGCTCGCCCGTGGCGGGTTCCATACCGCCTGGCTGGTGTATCTCGGGCTGTCCCTGGTGCTGGGCCTTGGCGCAGCGACAGCCGGCTGGAAAACCGGCAGGGCACTGAGTGACCGTTCCGGGGTTGCACTGTGA
- the hisN gene encoding histidinol-phosphatase, whose translation MIQPASGYNDDLRLAHVLADSVDAQTMDRFKALDLQIETKPDLTPVTDADKAAEESIRGQLSRSRPRDAVLGEEFGSSGHGSRRWIIDPIDGTKNFIRGVPVWATLIALVDEGEPVVGVVSAPALGKRWWAAKGAGAYMGRSLAAATRLRVSNISTLSDASLSYSSLGGWKERGNLDEFLGLTEDVWRTRAYGDFWSYCMVAEGSVDIACEPELNLYDMAALVPIVTEAGGRFTSLEGADGPFGGNALATNSILHSEVLKRLNPELDDLI comes from the coding sequence ATGATCCAACCAGCTTCCGGCTACAACGATGACCTGCGCCTCGCCCACGTACTGGCCGATTCAGTGGACGCCCAGACCATGGACCGATTCAAGGCGCTCGACCTTCAGATCGAGACAAAGCCTGACCTGACTCCGGTCACCGACGCAGACAAGGCTGCCGAGGAGTCCATCCGCGGCCAGCTTTCCCGGTCCCGTCCCCGCGACGCCGTCCTCGGCGAGGAATTCGGCAGCTCCGGCCATGGATCCCGCCGCTGGATCATCGATCCGATCGACGGAACCAAGAATTTTATCCGTGGCGTCCCGGTCTGGGCCACACTCATTGCCCTGGTTGATGAAGGCGAACCCGTGGTGGGAGTGGTCAGCGCACCCGCCCTCGGCAAACGCTGGTGGGCGGCCAAAGGAGCAGGCGCATACATGGGCCGTTCGCTGGCAGCGGCCACCCGGCTGCGCGTCTCCAATATCTCAACGCTCTCGGACGCCTCGCTCTCCTACTCCAGCCTGGGCGGCTGGAAGGAACGAGGCAATCTTGATGAATTCCTTGGCCTGACCGAAGACGTCTGGCGCACCCGCGCCTACGGCGACTTCTGGTCCTACTGCATGGTGGCCGAGGGCTCCGTTGACATCGCCTGCGAACCCGAACTGAACCTCTACGACATGGCGGCCCTGGTTCCGATCGTCACAGAAGCCGGCGGACGGTTTACCTCCCTCGAGGGAGCTGATGGCCCGTTCGGCGGCAACGCCCTGGCCACGAATTCGATACTCCATTCGGAAGTCCTCAAGCGGCTGAACCCGGAACTGGACGATCTGATCTAG